From Chloroflexota bacterium, a single genomic window includes:
- a CDS encoding CDP-alcohol phosphatidyltransferase family protein — protein MLNLSEVRHTAAEYSTARVVGVLRKTRVTPNILTLIGLAVSGVSGAMIGLDYLLLGGALILVSGVFDLLDGPLARATGKTTKFGAVLDSTCDRLAEAAVLLGLLVLYLDHHSLWEPILVYTTLVTSVLVSYVRARAEGLGLKCEVGIFTRAERVVVLALGIIVGHWVDKAILVSLCVLTAFALVTVIQRFIHIRALTT, from the coding sequence TTGTTGAACCTGTCTGAAGTGCGCCACACGGCAGCCGAATACTCCACTGCTAGGGTGGTCGGTGTCCTCCGCAAGACGAGGGTAACACCGAATATACTGACCCTAATAGGTCTTGCGGTGAGCGGGGTTTCTGGGGCAATGATTGGCCTGGACTACCTTCTCCTCGGGGGAGCTCTAATTCTTGTTTCTGGAGTTTTTGACCTCCTCGATGGTCCCCTGGCCCGGGCCACAGGCAAGACCACAAAGTTTGGTGCTGTTCTCGATTCTACTTGCGACCGCCTAGCGGAAGCAGCAGTGCTTCTGGGGCTCCTCGTCCTATACCTGGATCACCACTCCTTATGGGAGCCTATTCTCGTGTATACCACCCTTGTCACATCGGTTTTGGTCAGCTATGTCAGAGCAAGGGCTGAGGGGCTGGGACTGAAATGCGAGGTTGGGATATTTACCCGAGCTGAAAGAGTGGTGGTCTTGGCGCTGGGGATTATAGTGGGGCATTGGGTTGATAAAGCGATTCTTGTCAGCTTGTGCGTGTTAACCGCTTTTGCCCTCGTAACAGTAATACAGCGCTTTATCCATATAAGGGCGCTCACAACGTAG